Proteins encoded together in one Cicer arietinum cultivar CDC Frontier isolate Library 1 chromosome 4, Cicar.CDCFrontier_v2.0, whole genome shotgun sequence window:
- the LOC101488973 gene encoding uncharacterized protein — MATASATIPSTITVVGSSIVTKSSRNKKSNVKFINGLSSFNGLKAQNTVTSLGLPLCTEQAFAKVMMSLKYPSKGGRRSGGGGAVSSTCNAAGEIFQIAAIINGLTLVGVAVGFVLLRIEAAVEEAE, encoded by the coding sequence atggCCACAGCCTCAGCTACAATTCCATCTACAATCACTGTTGTAGGAAGCTCCATTGTCACCAAATCATCAAGGAATAAGAAAAGCAATGTGAAGTTCATCAATGGTCTCAGTTCTTTCAATGGATTGAAAGCTCAGAACACTGTTACATCACTAGGACTTCCACTTTGCACTGAACAAGCCTTTGCAAAAGTGATGATGTCATTGAAATATCCATCaaaaggaggaagaagaagTGGAGGAGGTGGTGCTGTTTCTTCAACATGTAATGCTGCTGGTGAGATTTTTCAGATTGCAGCTATTATCAATGGACTTACTCTTGTTGGTGTTGCTGTTGGATTTGTTCTTCTTCGAATTGAAGCTGCTGTGGAAGAAGCTGAGTAA
- the LOC101488634 gene encoding B3 domain-containing transcription factor VRN1-like: protein MPRPSFHKLILPITLQSRQLRIPDNFLRKYGAQLSAIATLTVPDGTVWRLGLKKVDNRIWFVDGWQDFVQRYSIGIGYFLVFMYEGSSSFIVHIFNMSTSELNYQSAMRSRNEGPCYPNYHHIFDEMEDVDSFDFLDSSPSNLTPGALQDKVFAGSIDQLSQGKNHTPSLQNLFNGGSKLNRVNWGDIGGALSSKSPNQSTRDIGVQFNAVEFKKSTEELKLRYPNEEGVNNNSSNKPARKKRKSELKDAQEPSGDNEDEAEMRYRFYESASARKRTVTAEERERAINDAKAFEPSNPFCRVVLRPSYLYRGCIMYLPSCFAEKNLNGVSGFIKLQTPDGRQWPVRCLYRGGRAKLSQGWYEFTLENNLGEGDVCVFELLRTRDVVLQVTLFRVAEDESGLFNPSMQPNQNVSHAKLLNPHLQHRISTTKSVKN from the exons ATGCCACGCCCTAGTTTTCATAAGCTTATTCTCCCCATAACACTTCAATCTAGACAACTG AGGATTCCAGATAATTTTCTGAGGAAATATGGCGCCCAGCTTTCGGCTATTGCTACCCTAACTGTTCCTGATGGTACCGTCTGGCGATTAGGGTTAAAAAAGGTCGACAACAGAATTTGGTTCGTCGATGGTTGGCAAGATTTTGTTCAACGCTACTCCATTGGTATCGGATACTTCTTAGTATTCATGTATGAAGGAAGTTCATCCTTCATCGTTCATATCTTCAATATGAGTACTTCTGAGTTAAACTATCAATCAGCCATGAGAAGCCGTAACGAAGGGCCCTGCTATCCAAATTATCATCACATTTTTGACGAAATGGAAGATGTTGATTCCTTCGACTTCTTGGATTCGTCACCTTCAAACCTTACTCCTGGTGCATTGCAAGACAAGGTTTTTGCTGGATCTATAGATCAGCTGTCACAGGGAAAGAATCACACTCCATCGTTGCAGAATTTGTTTAACGGCGGGTCGAAACTCAACCGCGTTAACTGGGGAGATATCGGCGGCGCTCTTTCTTCTAAAAGTCCCAATCAGTCAACCAGAGATATTGGTGTTCAGTTTAATGCTGTTGAGTTTAAAAAGTCTACTGAAGAACTGAAATTGCGCTATCCTAATGAGGAAGGGGtgaataataatagtagtaataaACCTGCGAGAAAGAAGCGGAAATCAGAACTGA AAGATGCTCAGGAACCCTCGGGTGACAATGAAGATGAAGCGGAAATGCGCTATCGATTCTACGAAAGTGCATCTGCTAGAAAAAGAACTGTGACAGCAGAAGAAAGAGAAAGGGCGATTAATGATGCAAAAGCGTTTGAACCATCTAATCCTTTCTGTCGAGTTGTCCTGCGACCCTCCTATTTATATAGGGGATGCATAATG TATTTGCCATCCTGCTTTGCCGAAAAGAATCTGAACGGTGTTTCAGGATTCATTAAACTTCAAACCCCCGATGGAAGACAGTGGCCTGTTCGCTGCCTTTATAGAGGCGGCCGAGCTAAGTTAAGCCAAGGATGGTATGAATTTACATTAGAGAACAATTTAGGCGAAGGTGATGTTTGCGTTTTCGAGCTGCTTAGAACCAGAGATGTGGTGCTGCAAGTTACTTTATTCCGCGTAGCTGAGGATGAATCAGGGTTATTCAACCCTTCGATGCAGCCGAACCAAAACGTGAGCCATGCAAAACTGTTGAACCCTCACTTGCAGCACCGTATCAGCACAACCAAATCTGTTAAAAATTAG